The genomic DNA tatataaatttttttcttttttcttctaggCATTAGTTATGTTCGTAGAATAccgtaagaagaaaaaagaactgCATAAGCATAGAACGTTTCACACATTATCCAGTATCAACACTATtcagtgttattttttttttttttttttttttaatttaaatttgatcGGACAAAACAGAAGACTCGACGTCCACCTCACCTACTCACTCCTCCAACCCTACTTTATGGCCCCCACTAGCTCGGCCCATTGGGCCTCTCTTACTAATGGCAAAATCATTAccgaatatattttttttctttttttatatatcaattttttttgtttgcctgCTTTTTCTATATCAGTTTGTCgttatttttttaacccttttttataattttttttttatctatgtaTAATTATGGTAAACCAAAATGCGTTGACTAAAAAAGTATATTACCCACCTTAGAATGATGTGGTTTCCATGCGTAACCATGAACCAtccaatattaattaaaataaaataaaaaagtttataatggGAAAAGTATAGTTGCGTGACGTATTTTTGCAATATGGAGAATAAAATAACACAGAAAAAGGTTGGAAAACGAAAAGTAATACTACTATATAGTAAAATCGTGATTGCGAGGGACACACGAGTTAGAGAAATTATAAAGCGAACATATCAGAATTTTAATTGGTCAGAATTTGACAAATCATATAAACGatatagagagaggagaaggagaacaataaaatagaaaaaatgaaagCGAAAAGGGAAGGATGGCTTCCACTAATGGGGATGTCATTATAATCAACACACACATTACATAAACATAATCCAAGTTAGCTTTTCAAATCACGTGCCACTTTACTTGTACACCACCTCTTCATTAATCGCATTATCACTCATAATCATCATCTCTATCTTACATAAACAATCTTTTTATTATGACTCTTTTTAATGTCCACACATGCATGCCCGCCCGCCCGCACATATATACTTCTAGTGATTCTTACATAATGTAGTAGtatgttataatttttcattCACAGTTGGATCTCTAATATCGCTtctgaataagtttttttttatttaatttaaaaacatactTAAGGGAGATAATTAGTACTAGTCTTATTATACAGCAAAGTGCAAGCTAGTTTGAGTACGAAACCCGAGGAGAAATAAGAGAGATTCGCGGGGGAGCCATGCGTGGGTTTCTTATTCTAATCATAtccttaaaattttaattattaattaatcaatgCCCTCTAACTTTAATACTAGTATCCAATTACTAGAATTAATTAAATTGTATCCTTTTTTCTGACGacattttttagaaaactaaataaaatcatCGGGGTAATTACTTGCAAGACAACTCAGCTCCCCACTTCTCCCATCTgacctctttgtttttttcctaattatCTCTTTCTTCGTTAGTACCTTTAATGTCCCGAGCACTTGTAAACTTAATTACActgaaaaaatggaaataatcagaattattttcttttcaataaaaattattcgTAAAAACTCCAAAGGGAACTGttgaacattaaaaaaaaagaagaaaaaactaattctaacagtaaaaaaaaaaagagaagaaggtgCCAACATTTTTTATAGAGTAGAGTAGGGTTAATTAAAAAGGCGGATTAACGGTCAGGATCTTGTGTAAGGTGAGATTGAAAGAGAGGAGCATAAAACTGTTTGATTTGTGACATGTTTATTTAGAGAGGGCAGACCTATCAACTCCATGCTGTGACACTGCCACCATAGCCCATCATACACTGTTTCTCCTCGTCATACCCTTCCGtcgaatttatatttttaacccTGGTGGGTGGGAACAACGTTACATAGGCTTTGTGAGAGATGAAGAGGGGCATATTCGTCTTAGCCTATTTCGTTTCCTTTTTTAGAGATTAAACCGATGGACGTGCGACAAAACCcgaactaattttttttttagaccgATTCAGACAAACGAGGTACTGTATTGTATGCAATAATAATTTCAGATTTAACTTATTAAGAATTGATGGTATCAACTGCTAGTAgtagtaattttgttttagtaacgctagtgtgtgtgtgtgtacacAGTAAAAAAGGAGTCCTCGATCTGACGGTCGTGATTAAAAATGCGACGCTTGCACCTTTCTTCTGTactgtttattttttagtattattcaaaattttcagtatccatattctctctttcttttgcttttttttattttcataaaaagttgcacactttCAATTATTGGATACTTCTTCCCTCACgtaactcttttcttcttacaataataataatttcgaatacaaataataataaacatttgTTTCTGGACTCTGCAAAacgaaaagatatatataattatcataTCCCACAAATTATACGAACACATCGATTTatgttatgttaattaatttcatCGTTCAACTGTGGTTTTTACACTTTTGACACGTGAAAGTAAGTACGACTACACTTTCTTTAGTCGAATTTTGTtacatttgaataaaaaattaagaagtgaacaataataatatatcgaAAGGTTAACGAAATAAATAGTGGGTAAatttggtggaaaaaaaaaagtgggtaAATAAAAcgtgaaataaataattatatactcCATGGACATGATAAATAAAACAGTAGATTGCTCTTAGATGCTTTCATCAACGTATGATTGGACGGTTGTGATGTCATCATAAATATAACACTGGagcttccttttattttttttgttaccgtcagattcaaaaaaaaaattaatttaatttttaacattctGTAAGTGGTCCCCGCAATTTACGGGGCTTCACCCCTCATATCCAGCCGTGCATCGCGTATCAATAGATTCCCTCTTCCCATACACCTTACCGCACCCTATCATCTTCTCTTACTCTGGCATCATTAatgagaacttttttttatgttcttagattaaatatatagtgaaaataatgttagataaattgttaagatcataggtaaaaaaaaatggaataactaattatggtgttcttaaaataaagatatagtgaaataatattcataaacattttacaaattataaaaacttataaaataacatttaaattgcttacttatataaaagcaattgtatacttataaattaatataatattcttaaacatattacaattataaaaacttataaattaacatttaaattgcttacttatataaaagcaattgtatacttataaattaatataatattcttaaacatattacaattataaaaatttataaattaacatttaaattgcttccttatataaatgaaatattatttttttttccaaaaaatctcgtcCAGTCACATGAAGCTACGTCAAATAAGAACTGGANTGGAATCGTCGCATTGAGATCTCGGGGGTTATTTGCAATGCAGAAGCGAGTAGCCTTGTCGTTCCCAGAAGAGGTGCTCGAGCACGTGTTTTCGTTTATACACCTAGATAAGGATAGGAACTCGGTGTCTCTGGTGTGCAAGTCATGGTACGAGATCGAGCGGTGGTGCCGGAGGAAAGTGTTCATCGGGAACTGTTACGCCGTGAGTCCATCGACGGTGATAAGGAGGTTCCCGAAAGTGAGATCCGTGGAGCTGAAGGGGAAGCCTCACTTCGCAGACTTTAATTTGGTGCCTGAAGGATGGGGAGGCTACGTGTACCCGTGGATAGAGGCCATGTCATCGTCGTACACGTGGCTGGAAGAGATAAGGCTGAAGAGGATGGTGGTGAGCGACGATTGCTTGGAGCTCATAGCCAAGTCGTTTAAGAATTTTAAGGTTCTTGTGCTTTCTTCCTGTGAAGGCTTCTCCACCGATGGTCTCGCTGCTATCGCTTCCACTTGCAGGtcttctttcattctttctttctatatttcctctgattctgattctctcttttgtgtttctgTTCCCTTTTGCCTTTAGGAAGCATATAATTAATAGCAAATTGTTCGATTTGATTTTGTGAAATTCATTCATGATCTACGTAACTCTCTCGATTATAGCAAATTCTCATGTATGTGCTCTGGTCTTTGTGATGAATTCTTTTTCGGTTTGGGTCAAGATTTTGCGTATCTTATAGAAGAAAGATGTTTCTGAAGATTCTGAATAAGAAAGAGcctctcttcatctttttttatatgacGGTGGTATTTTCTCGTTATATTCCTTTGGATTCATTCGCTCTCTCTAATGAATCTCCTGAGGTGGGAAATCTAGTCAATTTTTGCGATatatgtttacttttctttttcttttNNNNNNNNNNNNNNNNNNNNNNNNNNNNNNNNNNNNNNNNNNNNNNNNNNNNNNNNNNNNNNNNNNNNNNNNNNNNNNNNNNNNNNNNNNNNNNNNNNNNNNNNNNNNNNNNNNNNNNNNNNNNNNNNNNNNNNNNNNNNNNNNNNNNNNNNNNNNNNNNNNNNNNNNNNNNNNNNNNNNNNNNNNNNNNNNNNNNNNNNNNNNNNNNNNNNNNNNNNNNNNNNNNNNNNNNNNNNNNNNNNNNNNNNNNNNNNNNNNNNNNNNNNNNNNNNNNNNNNNNNNNNNNNNNNNNNNNNNNNNNNNNNNNNNNNNNNNNNNNNNNNNNNNNNNNNNNNNNNNNNNNNNNNNNNNNNNNNNNNNNNNNNNNNNNNNNNNNNNNNNNNNNNNNNNNNNNNNNNNNNNNNNNNNNNNNNNNNNNNNNNNNNNNNNNNNNNNNNNNNNNNNNNNNNNNNNNNNNNNNNNNNNNNNNNNNNNNNNNNNNNNNNNNNNNNNNNNNNNNNNNNNNNNNNNNNNNNNNNNNNNNNNNNNNNNNNNNNNNNNNNNNNNNNNNNNNNNNNNNNNNNNNNNNNNNNNNNNNNNNNNNNNNNNNNNNNNNNNNNNNNNNNNNNNNNNNNNNNNNNNNNNNNNNNNNNNNNNNNNNNNNNNNNNNNNNNNNNNNNNNNNNNNNNNNNNNNNNNNNNNNNNNNNNNNNNNNNNNNNNNNNNNNNNNNNNNNNNNNNNNNNNNNNNNNNNNNNNNNNNNNNNNNNNNNNNNNNNNNNNNNNNNNNNNNNNNNNNNNNNNNNNNNNNNNNNNNNNNNNNNNNNNNNNNNNNNNNNNNNNNNNNNNNNNNNNNNNNNNNNNNNNNNNNNNNNNNNNNNNNNNNNNNNNNNNNNNNNNNNNNNNNNNNNNNNNNNNNNNNNNNNNNNNNNNNNNNNNNNNNNNNNNNNNNNNNNNNNNNNNNNNNNNNNNNNNNNNNNNNNNNNNNNNNNNNNNNNNNNNNNNNNNNNNNNNNNNNNNNNNNNNNNNNNNNNNNNNNNNNNNNNNNNNNNNNNNNNNNNNNNNNNNNNNNNNNNNNNNNNNNNNNNNNNNNNNNNNNNNNNNNNNNNNNNNNNNNNNNNNNNNNNNNNNNNNNNNNNNNNNNNNNNNNNNNNNNNNNNNNNNNNNNNNNNNNNNNNNNNNNNNNNNNNNNNNNNNNNNNNNNNNNNNNNNNNNNNNNNNNNNNNNNNNNNNNNNNNNNNNNNNNNNNNNNNNNNNNNNNNNNNNNNNNNNNNNNNNNNNNNNNNNNNNNNNNNNNNNNNNNNNNNNNNNNNNNNNNNNNNNNNNNNNNNNNNNNNNNNNNNNNNNNNNNNNNNNNNNNNNNNNNNNNNNNNNNNNNNNNNNNNNNNNNNNNNNNNNNNNNNNNNNNNNNNNNNNNNNNNNNNNNNNNNNNNNNNNNNNNNNNNNNNNNNNNNNNNNNNNNNNNNNNNNNNNNNNNNNNNNNNNNNNNNNNNNNNNNNNNNNNNNNNNNNNNNNNNNNNNNNNNNNNNNNNNNNNNNNNNNNNNNNNNNNNNNNNNNNNNNNNNNNNNNNtatacttataaattaatataatattcttaaacatattacaattataaaaacttataaattaacatttaaattgcttacttatataaaagcaattatatacttataaattaatataatatttttaaacatattacaattataaaaatttataaattaacatttaaattgcttccttatataaatgaaatattatttttttttccaaaaaatctcgtcCAGTCACATGAAGCTACGTCAAATAAGAACTGGACttagatcagttctacatcaagaactaaaaaaagtgttctaaaccactattcattatttttataatttttttgggctaaCAACATCCTTAGTGTTCTCCCGTTAATGATCGGCTAATATATCGTATCGTCCCGTTTTCTGCGGCTGCTCCTTGttattctctctctctggcCTGCACAGTCGATAAGATAATCTCCCGCTTTTCATTCAATCAGACGGCTGGTATTTGAAGTATAAAAGACACGTGGCAACATCATAATCGACAATCACAATCACCGAAAAGGCTCACATGGATATGTTTGACCATGGTTAACCCATTTAACCCAACCATGGTTTGCTTTTTAACTTGAcctccttctccttcctcctcctcctatctcATCCCCTTaccactctctctctcattcttctgcttcttcgtcATCTTTGTTTCATTGAAACTAGTACTAGACTAGATTCATGGCGCCTCAGATCTAAAACCTTTGAAACTTGTTCATCCAAGTATTTTATCCTCTGTCTGGTCTGGTCTGGTCTGGTTTGACCGGGGGTTGGAATCGTCGCATCGAGATCTCGGGGGTTATTTGCAATGCAGAAGCGAGTAGCCTTGTCGTTCCCAGAAGAGGTGCTCGAGCACGTGTTTTCGTTTATACACCTGGATAAGGATAGGAACTCGGTGTCTCTGGTGTGCAAGTCATGGTACGAGATCGAGCGGTGGTGCCGGAGGAAAGTGTTCATCGGGAACTGTTACGCCGTGAGTCCATCGACGGTGATAAGGAGGTTCCCGAAAGTGAGATCCGTGGAGCTGAAGGGGAAGCCTCACTTCGCAGACTTTAATTTGGTGCCTGAAGGATGGGGAGGCTACGTGTACCCGTGGATAGAGGCCATGTCATCGTCGTACACGTGGCTGGAAGAGATAAGGCTGAAGAGGATGGTGGTGAGCGACGATTGCTTGGAGCTCATAGCCAAGTCGTTTAAGAATTTTAAGGTTCTTGTGCTTTCTTCCTGTGAAGGCTTCTCCACCGATGGTCTCGCTGCTATCGCTTCCACTTGCAGGTCTTCTTTTCCTCTGATTCTGATTCTCTCTTTTTAGGaagcatacatatataattaaattaatagcTCAGAATTAATTAAAACTGTTCTATttgatttgtgaaattcatTAATCTAcgtaactctctctctctctctcgatcgatTATAGCAAATTCATGTATGTGCTCTGGTTTCGTTTTTTCGGTTTGGGTCAAGATTTTGCGTATCTAATAGAAAGATGTTTCTGAATAAAAGAAGAGCCAGcctctcttcatcttttttatAATATGACGGTCGTATTTTCTCGTTATTCCTTTGGATGATTCGCTCTCTCCTGAGGTGGGAAATCTAAGTCAATTTTTGCGAtatatgtttccttttcttttacttttacttttccttttctaggcttttttttttttaccttgttgGGAAACTTAGATATCTCTTTTTGGATTCCTCCCTTTAGCTCTCTGTTTTAGCATCCCTGATAATGCTTCCATGTGACAAACTGATCTACATTGCATCTAATATATACAACTGATTACGAGTGTATCTAATTATGTATGCACATGAGTTTGTTTATCTATTAGGTCCCCTGTTGTAGCAAGCCAATATTAATGGTCCCCAAGTTTCTGTGATATGGCAAATCAATTAATTACTTGATTCTTCTTTATCCAGGAATCTTAAAGAGCTTGATTTGCGCGAGagtgatgttgatgatgttagTGGCCACTGGCTTAGCCATTTCCCGGATACATATACTTCTTTGGTGTCGCTTAATATCTCTTGCTTAGCATCTGAGGTCAGTTTCTCTGCTCTGGAAAGGCTCGTCACTAGGTGCCCCAATCTCAAGTCTCTAAAGCTTAACCGTGCTGTGCCTCTTGAGAAACTGGCTACTTTACTACAAAGAGCTCCTCAGTTAGAGGAATTGGGCACTGGTGGGTACACTGCTGAATTGCGACCAGATGTTTACTCTGCTTTATCTGTTGCGCTTTCTGGCTGCAAGGACTTGAAGTGCTTATCTGGATTTTGGGATGCTGTTCCTGCCTATCTTCCAGCTGTTTATTCTCTTTGCAGTCGCCTCACTACTTTGAATTTGAGTTATGCAACTGTCCAGAGCTatgatcttgtcaagcttcttaGCCAATGTCCAAAACTGCAGCGCCTCTGGGTGAGtcctttttaaaatacattgttTAACACACGAGTTTGGAAATTTAGGTCATTTTAACTTTTGCTCAAAGTTTTCTTAAATACCGTGAATGATTTAGTGTGTAATGGTAACTGAAAAATATGTATCaaagcctcttttttttttcgtaactGTGGTATGACTTATTGACAACAGGTGCTTGACTACATCGAGGATGCTGGTCTGGAGGTGCTTGCTTCAACCTGCAAGGACTTACGCGAGTTAAGAGTGTTTCCGTCTGAGCCTTTTGTCATGGAACCAAACGTGGCATTAACGGAACAGGGGCTTGTCTCCGTCTCCATGGGCTGTCCAAAACTCGAGTCAGTTCTCTACTTTTGCCGTCAAATGACCAATGCTGCATTGATAACCATTGCTAGGAACCGTCCCAACATGACTCGCTTCCGTTTGTGCATCATTGAGCCGAAAGCCCCCGACTATCTGACTTTAGAGCCACTGGATGTTGGATTTGGAGCCATAGTAGAGCATTGCAAAGATCTCCGTCGCCTCTCTTTATCAGGCCTCTTGACAGACAAGGTTTTTGAATACATTGGGACATATGCCAAGAAGATGGAAATGCTCTCGGTGGCGTTTGCAGGAGACAGTGACTTGGGCATGCATCATGTTTTGTCAGGGTGCGATAGCCTGAGGAAACTAGAGATAAGGGACTGCCCGTTTGGAGACAAGGCGCTTTTGGCCAATGCTTCAAAGCTGGAGACAATGCGATCCCTTTGGATGTCTTCTTGTTCCGTGAGTTTTGGAGCCTGCAAGTGTCTAGGACAGAAGATGCCAAAGCTCAATGTGGAAGTCATCGATGAACGGGGTCCACCAGACTCAAGACCCGAGAGCTGCCCTGTTGAGAGAGTGTTTATATACAGAACAGTGGCTGGTCCTCGGTTTGACATGCCTGGCTTCGTCTGGAACATGGACCAAGACTCAACAATGAGGTTTTCCAGGGAAATCATCACTACTAATGGATTATAAGACAAAATAAACGAGGTACATTTTTCATTAATCCTTGTTCATCATCCCGTATAATCTCGTTCCGGTTTAGGAACATGAGAGAGAGCTCGGTCGCCAATAATTTAATTCTCGGCTGCTTCATATAACCATCAAGCCCATGAGCAACGAAtaagtggagagagagagagaaagagagatcgaaGAGACcctttgctttttaatttatgtaagaatttttttattgctGTATGTTTGTTTGTCGACTTACTGAAAGTGGGAGAGATCCTGGTGGGGTATTTTTCTTAAGAGGATAAGAGATTTCTATAAGACAATGTCAAAAATGTAACTGCTCTTCTTTGTTTGGACTCTTTTATccttttaaatgttttatagtttatatcTCTCTTTATCTTTGTCATTTCCTTTCTCCGCTTAGAGAACTGTGTGCAGCCTCTGTTCGTTTCTGGAGTGCCACCACTTCTCCAGAACCGACGAACCTTATTTTCATTGTTTCTGAGCTTCTTAAAATTAGTTAGGGCCCATTTGATTACAAGAGGAAACCGCACGACACGAGGCTAGTGCCATCGGCGGCCGTGGCCGAAAGAACCGGACCAATTTTTGGTTGCTCCATATCGAAGAGTATTATGTTTGACTGTGAACTACATGACTCATTGGATCAATTTGATGTTTCGTTAAGAGTCGAAATATTCATGTGTTATGTTACATGACTCATTAGATCAATCTTATGTTTCGTTTTAACTGTTGTCTTTCAATATTGATATACCATTTTTGATTAACACGGTGAAACCATGTACTACTTCACATAAATACTTACGCCTGGATATAAATATTTGACATTTCATTTCATAACGCcatattcttctcttttgatcTTGTTATGTCCTCTCATTTGagtttaataaaagaaaaatttcaaaattatgcTTATGTGAAACGTTTAGTTATCATGATTTGAGTCTATTTCACATACTGGATCTTGTGGAGTTGAGATTCTACGAGTGTTGTATGAACCACAATGCCCGCACTTGTGTCCCAAAATGTGGAACATTGCTTGGCTCCCTTTGTTGCAGTCATTGCAAAGTATCGCAACCTGCAGACAGTTTCTTGGTCGGATGTAAAATCATGAACACAAGGAAATCAAACCATGAGGTGGCAAAACGTTGGATGTATAGACATTACCTCAAATTTATACTCAACGGGCATCTCTGTTGTGCTTATCTGTAAAGAGAATGTTGGTTGGTATTTACCTCACTGAATACATCAAATCCAAATTTCGATTGTTACCTCGAGATCTAGTAATTGCCACGAAGTAGACATATCCACCATTGACTTGGAACAAATGGGGCACCGAtacctgagagagagagagagagagagagagagagagagtatgtaTATTAAGAAAGTATAAAATCCATATTGATACTGTGAGGAACAAATTGGATCGAAGGAGAAGTTTCACTGAGATTATTACTGATTATTATTGATCATTCCGCTGAAGCAATCCATATGCATAGTATGCCCACAACTCATCACATGTGCAGCTTTTACCGAATCAAATAGATACTGCCAGGTTgagtaatttataaaagttaaatGCAATCAGTTATGATGCTTTGAATCTAATT from Camelina sativa cultivar DH55 chromosome 7, Cs, whole genome shotgun sequence includes the following:
- the LOC104699584 gene encoding protein TRANSPORT INHIBITOR RESPONSE 1 isoform X2, whose translation is MQKRVALSFPEEVLEHVFSFIHLDKDRNSVSLVCKSWYEIERWCRRKVFIGNCYAVSPSTVIRRFPKVRSVELKGKPHFADFNLVPEGWGGYVYPWIEAMSSSYTWLEEIRLKRMVVSDDCLELIAKSFKNFKVLVLSSCEGFSTDGLAAIASTCRNLKELDLRESDVDDVSGHWLSHFPDTYTSLVSLNISCLASEVSFSALERLVTRCPNLKSLKLNRAVPLEKLATLLQRAPQLEELGTGGYTAELRPDVYSALSVALSGCKDLKCLSGFWDAVPAYLPAVYSLCSRLTTLNLSYATVQSYDLVKLLSQCPKLQRLWVLDYIEDAGLEVLASTCKDLRELRVFPSEPFVMEPNVALTEQGLVSVSMGCPKLESVLYFCRQMTNAALITIARNRPNMTRFRLCIIEPKAPDYLTLEPLDVGFGAIVEHCKDLRRLSLSGLLTDKVFEYIGTYAKKMEMLSVAFAGDSDLGMHHVLSGCDSLRKLEIRDCPFGDKALLANASKLETMRSLWMSSCSVSFGACKCLGQKMPKLNVEVIDERGPPDSRPESCPVERVFIYRTVAGPRFDMPGFVWNMDQDSTMRFSREIITTNGL
- the LOC104699584 gene encoding protein TRANSPORT INHIBITOR RESPONSE 1 isoform X1, translated to MQKRVALSFPEEVLEHVFSFIHLDKDRNSVSLVCKSWYEIERWCRRKVFIGNCYAVSPSTVIRRFPKVRSVELKGKPHFADFNLVPEGWGGYVYPWIEAMSSSYTWLEEIRLKRMVVSDDCLELIAKSFKNFKVLVLSSCEGFSTDGLAAIASTCRNLKELDLRESDVDDVSGHWLSHFPDTYTSLVSLNISCLASEVSFSALERLVTRCPNLKSLKLNRAVPLEKLATLLQRAPQLEELGTGGYTAELRPDVYSALSVALSGCKDLKCLSGFWDAVPAYLPAVYSLCSRLTTLNLSYATVQSYDLVKLLSQCPKLQRLWVLDYIEDAGLEVLASTCKDLRELRVFPSEPFVMEPNVALTEQGLVSVSMGCPKLESVLYFCRQMTNAALITIARNRPNMTRFRLCIIEPKAPDYLTLEPLDVGFGAIVEHCKDLRRLSLSGLLTDKVFEYIGTYAKKMEMLSVAFAGDSDLGMHHVLSGCDSLRKLEIRDCPFGDKALLANASKLETMRSLWMSSCSVSFGACKCLGQKMPKLNVEVIDERGPPDSRPESCPVERVFIYRTVAGPRFDMPGFVWNMDQDSTMRFSREIITTNGL